The following proteins are co-located in the Oceanimonas sp. GK1 genome:
- a CDS encoding ROK family transcriptional regulator: MTRGKIANVDLVKQVNSSAVYRLIDSRGPISRVRIAELSHLAPASVTKITRALLEQGLIRELEHQASTGGRRAISLTTVTQDFYLVSVKLGREELQLTLYDLSGREHGRQVIPFPRRERDILLAALHRHIADFIQRHASERRLVAVAVIMPGLTDAQAGRVIYHPSYPLAGEPLAQQLGDALGLPVFIGNDIRAQALAEHYYGASRDSLDSVLVSVHHGVGAGIITEGRIFKSQGRDVAEIGHIHMDSLGDRCDCGNVGCLETMVADAALLRQAERLLEQGYDSCLAGQPLTMSALCRAALAEDRLALTILRRAAERLGQAVAIVVNLFNPQQVLLSGALCEAEEIVFPIINRAISHQSLPGFHQGQPIIRARFQDDQTIGGLALVKRALLEGELLQRIMEPKA, from the coding sequence ATGACCCGCGGAAAAATCGCTAACGTCGACCTGGTCAAACAGGTCAACAGCTCGGCCGTGTATCGGCTAATCGACAGCCGGGGCCCCATTTCCCGGGTGCGCATCGCCGAGCTCAGCCACCTGGCGCCGGCCAGCGTCACCAAGATCACCCGCGCCCTGCTGGAGCAGGGGCTGATTCGCGAGCTGGAGCACCAGGCCTCCACCGGTGGCCGGCGCGCCATTTCCCTCACCACGGTCACTCAGGACTTTTACCTGGTGTCGGTCAAGCTGGGCCGGGAAGAGCTGCAACTGACCCTGTATGATTTGTCCGGCAGGGAGCATGGCCGTCAGGTGATTCCTTTTCCCCGCCGGGAACGCGACATTCTGCTGGCCGCCCTGCACCGGCACATCGCCGACTTTATTCAGCGCCACGCCAGTGAACGCCGGCTGGTGGCGGTGGCCGTGATCATGCCCGGCCTCACCGATGCTCAGGCCGGCCGGGTCATTTATCACCCCAGCTATCCCCTGGCCGGGGAGCCCCTGGCACAACAACTGGGGGACGCCCTGGGGCTGCCGGTGTTTATCGGCAACGACATTCGCGCCCAGGCCCTGGCCGAACATTATTATGGCGCCTCCAGGGACAGCCTCGACTCGGTGCTGGTCAGTGTGCATCACGGCGTGGGCGCCGGCATCATCACCGAGGGCCGCATTTTCAAGAGCCAGGGCCGGGACGTGGCCGAGATCGGGCATATTCACATGGACTCGCTGGGGGACCGCTGCGATTGCGGCAATGTGGGCTGCCTGGAAACCATGGTGGCCGATGCCGCCCTGCTGCGTCAGGCCGAACGCCTGCTGGAGCAGGGCTATGACAGCTGCCTGGCGGGCCAGCCGCTGACCATGAGTGCCTTGTGCCGGGCGGCGCTGGCCGAAGACCGGCTGGCGCTGACCATTTTGCGCCGAGCCGCCGAGCGCCTCGGCCAGGCGGTGGCCATTGTGGTCAACCTGTTCAATCCGCAGCAGGTGCTGCTGAGCGGCGCCCTGTGCGAGGCCGAGGAGATCGTGTTTCCGATCATCAACCGGGCCATCAGCCATCAGTCCCTACCCGGCTTTCATCAGGGCCAGCCCATTATACGCGCCCGCTTTCAGGACGATCAGACCATCGGCGGCCTCGCCCTGGTCAAGCGCGCCCTGCTGGAAGGCGAGCTGTTGCAACGCATTATGGAGCCAAAAGCATGA
- a CDS encoding translation initiation factor: MSNIVFSTDPDWQPEQNGGQADPGLFPDDGLVRLRRETKGRKGAGVVCVYGIGPDRVGEVAKKLKKQLGTGGAVKKGVIEIQGDRLAQIKQWLEKAGFSVKQVGG, translated from the coding sequence ATGAGCAATATTGTTTTCAGTACCGATCCCGACTGGCAGCCGGAGCAAAACGGCGGCCAGGCCGATCCGGGTCTGTTTCCCGATGACGGCCTGGTGCGCCTGCGCCGGGAAACCAAAGGCCGCAAGGGCGCCGGCGTCGTTTGCGTATATGGCATCGGCCCCGACCGGGTGGGCGAGGTGGCCAAGAAACTCAAGAAACAGCTGGGCACCGGCGGCGCGGTGAAAAAAGGCGTGATCGAAATCCAGGGCGATCGCCTCGCGCAGATAAAACAATGGCTGGAAAAGGCCGGTTTTTCTGTGAAGCAGGTCGGGGGCTGA
- a CDS encoding TMEM165/GDT1 family protein — MEALTTSTLAVSIAEIGDKTQLLALVLACRFRKPVPIVFGIFLATLLNHALAGSVGVWIQGWLDPLWLRWLLAASFFAMAVWMMIPDKPDDEDSRFYRLGPFVATFVLFFLAEIGDKTQIATTLLAARFVDEFWLVVAGTTLGMMVANLPAVFVGHKGAGRIPMHWVHGVSALIFVALGVTTLWWPW; from the coding sequence TTGGAAGCACTGACCACCTCTACCCTGGCGGTATCCATCGCCGAGATCGGCGACAAGACCCAGCTGCTGGCCCTGGTGCTGGCCTGCCGGTTCAGAAAGCCGGTTCCCATCGTATTCGGTATTTTTCTCGCCACCCTGCTTAACCATGCCCTCGCCGGCTCGGTGGGCGTCTGGATACAAGGCTGGCTGGATCCGTTGTGGCTGCGCTGGCTGCTGGCGGCCTCCTTCTTCGCCATGGCAGTGTGGATGATGATCCCCGACAAACCGGACGACGAAGACAGTCGCTTTTACCGCCTGGGCCCCTTTGTGGCCACCTTTGTGCTGTTTTTCCTGGCGGAGATCGGCGACAAGACCCAAATTGCCACCACCCTGCTGGCGGCGCGCTTCGTGGATGAGTTCTGGCTGGTGGTGGCCGGCACCACCCTGGGCATGATGGTGGCCAACCTGCCCGCGGTGTTCGTGGGCCACAAGGGCGCCGGCCGTATTCCCATGCACTGGGTTCACGGCGTCAGCGCCCTTATCTTTGTGGCACTGGGGGTAACCACCCTATGGTGGCCGTGGTAA
- the nhaD gene encoding sodium:proton antiporter NhaD encodes MTRKLCLFLGGLAALSSTPALAAATGQLDLTTTGVGVFAVAIFVVAYLLVMGEEYLHLRKSKPVLIAAGIIWTAIGWTYMNHGIPGVTEEAFRLNLLEYAELLLFLLVAMTYINAMEERRLFDALRAWMIRRGFSYKSLFWLTGFLAFFISPIADNLTTALLMCAVVTKVAEGDKRFINLCCVNIVIAANAGGAFSPFGDITTLMVWQAGIVKFNEFFTLFIPSLVNYLVPALAMNFFIENRKPAAQYEEVELKRGAIRIVLLFLLTIASAVACHSLLHLPPVLGMMTGLGYLQFFGYYLRQTLPGSLARKRAMARKRGDDEALKRLGSVVPFDVFSRVARAEWDTLLFFYGVVMCVGGLGYMGYLALVSDLLYSQWDAVYANITLGVLSAIIDNIPVMFAVLTMQPEMSHGNWLLITLTAGVGGSLLSIGSAAGVALMGQARGMYTFAGHLKWAPVIALGYVASIAVHLWLNSDSFNLYG; translated from the coding sequence ATGACAAGGAAACTGTGCCTGTTCCTGGGTGGCCTGGCGGCGTTGTCGAGCACGCCGGCCCTGGCTGCCGCCACCGGACAACTGGATCTCACCACCACCGGGGTGGGGGTGTTTGCGGTGGCCATCTTCGTGGTGGCCTACCTGCTGGTGATGGGGGAAGAATACCTGCACCTGCGCAAGTCCAAACCCGTGCTGATTGCCGCCGGTATCATCTGGACCGCCATCGGCTGGACTTACATGAATCACGGCATACCCGGTGTGACCGAAGAGGCGTTTCGTCTCAATTTGCTTGAATATGCAGAGTTGCTGCTGTTCCTGCTGGTGGCCATGACCTACATCAACGCCATGGAAGAGCGACGCTTGTTCGACGCCCTGCGTGCCTGGATGATTCGCCGGGGCTTCAGCTACAAGTCGCTGTTCTGGCTGACCGGTTTTCTCGCCTTTTTCATCTCGCCCATCGCCGATAACCTGACCACCGCCCTGCTGATGTGCGCCGTGGTGACCAAGGTGGCCGAAGGGGACAAACGCTTTATCAACCTGTGTTGTGTCAATATCGTGATCGCGGCCAACGCTGGGGGGGCCTTCAGCCCCTTTGGGGATATCACCACCCTGATGGTATGGCAGGCGGGCATCGTCAAGTTCAATGAGTTCTTTACGCTGTTTATTCCGTCGCTGGTCAACTATCTGGTGCCGGCATTGGCGATGAACTTCTTTATCGAAAACCGCAAGCCCGCGGCTCAGTATGAAGAGGTGGAGCTCAAGCGCGGTGCCATTCGGATTGTGCTGTTGTTCCTGCTGACCATCGCCTCCGCCGTGGCCTGCCACAGCCTGCTGCACCTGCCGCCGGTCCTGGGCATGATGACCGGTCTTGGCTATCTGCAGTTCTTCGGTTATTACCTGCGCCAGACCCTGCCGGGCTCACTGGCCCGCAAGCGTGCCATGGCCCGCAAACGGGGCGACGACGAAGCACTGAAGCGGCTGGGCAGTGTGGTGCCCTTTGACGTGTTCAGCCGGGTGGCCCGGGCCGAGTGGGATACCCTGCTGTTCTTCTATGGCGTGGTGATGTGCGTGGGGGGCCTGGGCTACATGGGCTATCTGGCGCTGGTGTCGGATCTGCTCTACAGCCAGTGGGACGCGGTATACGCCAATATCACTCTGGGGGTGCTGTCGGCCATCATCGATAACATTCCGGTGATGTTTGCGGTGCTGACCATGCAGCCGGAAATGTCCCATGGCAACTGGCTGCTGATCACCCTGACCGCCGGCGTGGGCGGCAGCCTGCTGTCTATCGGCTCCGCCGCCGGGGTGGCGCTGATGGGGCAGGCGCGGGGCATGTATACCTTTGCCGGGCACCTGAAATGGGCTCCGGTCATTGCCCTGGGGTACGTGGCCAGCATTGCCGTTCACCTCTGGCTCAACAGCGACAGCTTTAACCTGTACGGCTGA
- the argA gene encoding amino-acid N-acetyltransferase: MRENDAALVKAFRQSSPYVNLHRGSTFVIMLGGEAIDQDNFPNIISDIALLTSLGIRLVIVFGARPQIDRGLAEAGLSGVFHKHTRVTDEPSFRVIKDVCGGLQMDITARLSMGLVNTPMQNARINVVTGNFVIAQPLGVDDGVDYIHSGRVRRIHTDTIHHQLANGATVLISPIGFSVTGESFNLSSEELARRLAIELKADKLIGFCSQRGVLNEDGVAIAELFPEQAEVHLQKLLEEGESLSGTARYLRAAISSCRGGVPRSHLVSYREDGALIQELFTRDGLGTQIVSLSAEQARQARIDDIGGILDLIRPMEEEGVLVRRSREQLEMEIDQFTIIEKDGAIIGCAALYPFPEEGMAEMACVAIHPDYRRGSRGDMLLQKIEEQARKRGMSRLFILTTRSIHWFQERGFKPVDVDALPMGKQKLYNFQRRSKIMIKELN, encoded by the coding sequence GTGCGCGAAAATGATGCCGCCCTGGTCAAGGCGTTTCGTCAATCCAGCCCCTATGTCAACCTGCATCGCGGCTCCACCTTTGTCATCATGCTGGGTGGCGAAGCCATTGATCAGGATAACTTTCCCAACATCATCAGCGATATCGCGCTGCTCACCAGCCTCGGCATTCGGCTGGTGATCGTGTTCGGCGCCCGCCCCCAAATAGACCGCGGCCTGGCCGAGGCGGGGCTGAGCGGTGTATTTCACAAGCACACCCGGGTCACCGACGAACCCAGCTTTCGGGTGATCAAGGACGTCTGCGGTGGCCTGCAGATGGACATCACCGCCCGGCTGTCGATGGGACTGGTCAACACCCCCATGCAGAATGCCCGCATCAACGTGGTCACCGGCAACTTCGTCATTGCCCAGCCGCTGGGGGTGGATGACGGTGTCGACTATATCCATTCGGGCCGGGTGCGCCGCATTCACACCGACACCATTCACCATCAGCTGGCCAACGGCGCCACCGTGCTGATTTCCCCCATCGGCTTTTCGGTGACCGGCGAAAGTTTCAACCTGTCCTCGGAAGAGCTGGCCCGGCGGCTGGCCATTGAACTCAAGGCCGACAAGCTGATCGGCTTTTGCTCCCAGCGCGGCGTGCTCAATGAAGACGGCGTGGCCATTGCCGAACTGTTCCCCGAGCAGGCGGAGGTGCACCTGCAGAAGCTGCTGGAAGAGGGAGAAAGCCTGTCGGGCACCGCCCGCTACCTGCGCGCGGCCATTTCCAGCTGCCGGGGCGGCGTGCCCCGCAGCCACCTGGTGAGCTACCGGGAAGACGGCGCCCTGATCCAGGAGCTGTTTACCCGGGACGGCCTGGGCACCCAGATCGTCAGCCTGAGTGCCGAGCAAGCCCGCCAGGCCCGCATCGACGACATTGGCGGCATTCTCGATCTGATCCGGCCGATGGAAGAGGAAGGTGTCCTGGTTCGCCGCTCCCGGGAGCAGCTGGAAATGGAAATCGACCAGTTCACCATCATCGAAAAAGACGGCGCCATCATTGGCTGTGCCGCCCTTTATCCCTTTCCCGAGGAAGGCATGGCGGAAATGGCCTGCGTGGCCATTCACCCGGACTACCGCCGGGGCAGCCGGGGCGACATGCTGCTGCAAAAGATCGAAGAGCAGGCCCGCAAGCGCGGCATGAGCCGGCTGTTTATTCTGACCACCCGCTCCATTCACTGGTTTCAGGAGCGGGGCTTCAAGCCGGTGGATGTTGACGCCCTGCCCATGGGCAAGCAGAAACTGTACAATTTTCAGCGCCGCTCCAAGATCATGATCAAAGAGCTGAACTGA
- the lysC gene encoding lysine-sensitive aspartokinase 3 — protein MNQPVVAKFGGTSVADADAMGRCAAILEQNSGTRLAVLSASSGVTNLLVALASGSHGPQEREQLLQKLTAIEHGILDSLDHPEMLTRHIDDILNHIRELADSAAISPTKALADEIVAQGELMSTRLFVELLRRRGTDAVWFDVRKVMRTDDRFGRATPDLANLKAEVEKELKPLCDKQLVVTQGFIGAAPDGRTTTLGRGGSDYSAALLGEALDAAAVEIWTDVPGIYTTDPRLVSEARAIPEISFSEASEMATFGAKVLHPATLQPAVRCQIPVFVGSSRAPEEGGTWIRNSTPSQPLFRALALRRNQVLLTLTSQSMFQAHGFLAEVFGILAKHKISVDLITTSEISVSLTLDAGAELLTQEVQDELARHCHLKVEDGLALVALIGNRMSEAGGTASRVFQAVNDVNIRMICYGASPHNFCFLVDEAVAGQVIADLHRELLPA, from the coding sequence TTGAACCAACCCGTTGTAGCCAAATTCGGTGGAACCAGTGTTGCCGACGCCGATGCCATGGGCCGTTGCGCCGCCATTCTCGAACAAAACTCCGGTACCCGGCTGGCGGTGCTGAGCGCCAGCTCCGGCGTCACCAACCTGCTGGTGGCACTGGCCTCGGGCAGCCATGGTCCGCAAGAGCGGGAACAACTGCTGCAGAAGCTGACCGCCATTGAGCACGGCATTCTCGACAGCCTGGATCACCCCGAGATGCTGACCCGACACATCGACGACATTCTCAACCACATTCGCGAGCTGGCCGACAGCGCCGCCATCAGCCCGACCAAGGCCCTTGCCGACGAGATTGTGGCTCAAGGGGAGCTGATGTCGACCCGGTTGTTTGTGGAGCTGCTGCGCCGCCGGGGCACCGATGCGGTCTGGTTTGACGTGCGCAAGGTAATGCGTACCGACGATCGCTTTGGCCGCGCCACCCCGGACCTGGCCAACCTCAAGGCGGAAGTGGAAAAAGAACTCAAACCCCTGTGCGACAAACAGCTGGTGGTCACCCAAGGCTTTATCGGTGCCGCCCCCGATGGCCGCACCACCACGCTTGGGCGGGGCGGTAGCGATTACTCCGCCGCCCTGCTGGGTGAGGCGCTGGACGCCGCCGCGGTGGAAATCTGGACCGACGTGCCCGGCATTTACACCACCGATCCGCGACTGGTGAGCGAGGCCCGCGCCATTCCCGAAATCAGCTTCAGCGAAGCATCCGAAATGGCCACCTTTGGTGCCAAGGTACTGCACCCGGCCACCCTGCAGCCGGCGGTACGCTGCCAGATCCCGGTGTTCGTGGGCTCCAGCCGAGCGCCGGAAGAAGGCGGCACCTGGATTCGCAACAGCACCCCCAGCCAGCCGCTGTTCCGGGCCCTGGCCCTGCGCCGCAACCAGGTACTGCTAACCCTGACCAGCCAGAGCATGTTCCAGGCCCACGGTTTTCTGGCCGAGGTGTTCGGCATTCTGGCCAAACACAAGATTTCGGTAGACCTCATCACCACCTCCGAGATCAGCGTGTCCCTCACCCTGGACGCCGGCGCCGAGCTGCTGACCCAGGAAGTCCAGGACGAGCTGGCCAGGCACTGCCACCTCAAGGTGGAAGACGGCCTGGCGCTGGTGGCGCTGATCGGCAACCGCATGAGCGAGGCCGGCGGCACCGCCAGCCGGGTGTTCCAGGCGGTCAACGACGTCAACATTCGCATGATCTGCTACGGCGCCAGCCCCCACAATTTCTGCTTCCTGGTGGATGAAGCGGTCGCCGGCCAGGTCATCGCCGATCTGCACAGGGAGCTGCTGCCGGCGTAA
- a CDS encoding DUF4010 domain-containing protein has protein sequence MNDLAADLWTDHQTLVRLGIALLLGALIGIQRGWQRRDAEAGQRVAGIRTHALVGLLGGLIALLGHTVGHWLIAVGLLGVVAINLVAYRAQSRSLNDFSITGSIGLLLTFCFGAQAMLDSPAIAATAAVITAFILDNKREIHGLLRKLQEHELDAGLKLLLITVVMLPLLPNRDMGPGGVVNPFEIWWMVVLIASVSFLGYFAIRVGGTEKGILFTSLFAGLTSSTALTLHYSRLSTATPALAPLLAAGVLLACGTMFPRILVYCALINPALLARLWWPVLVMTLLLYGPAVWIWLRHRAQVNVEQPSLNMNPLDLKAALLFGGLILLIMLLGEWLKQALGNAGVLLLALASGVTDVDAITLSLTRMSLGGLAPGTAVLGIVLAASVNNLVKAGMAVSLGDRALGRRVAWSMGISLLAGLLTAWGLN, from the coding sequence ATGAATGACCTGGCCGCCGATCTGTGGACGGATCACCAGACCCTGGTGCGCCTTGGTATTGCCCTGCTGCTGGGGGCGCTTATCGGCATTCAGCGGGGCTGGCAACGGCGGGATGCCGAGGCCGGTCAGCGGGTGGCCGGTATTCGTACCCATGCCCTGGTCGGGCTGCTGGGCGGACTGATTGCGTTGCTGGGGCACACCGTGGGGCACTGGCTGATTGCCGTGGGCCTGCTGGGAGTGGTGGCCATCAACCTGGTGGCCTACCGGGCCCAGTCCCGTAGCCTTAACGATTTCAGCATTACCGGCAGCATCGGCCTGTTGCTGACCTTCTGTTTTGGCGCGCAGGCCATGCTCGACAGCCCGGCCATCGCCGCCACGGCGGCGGTGATCACCGCCTTCATTCTGGACAACAAGCGGGAAATTCACGGCTTGCTGCGCAAGCTGCAGGAGCATGAGCTGGATGCCGGCCTCAAGCTGCTGCTGATCACGGTGGTGATGCTGCCGTTGCTGCCCAACCGGGACATGGGGCCGGGCGGGGTGGTCAACCCGTTCGAGATCTGGTGGATGGTGGTGCTGATCGCCTCCGTTTCCTTTCTGGGGTATTTTGCCATTCGCGTGGGCGGGACCGAAAAGGGCATTCTCTTTACCAGCCTGTTTGCCGGGCTGACGTCATCCACCGCCCTGACCCTGCATTATTCCCGGCTGTCGACAGCCACCCCGGCGCTGGCGCCGCTGCTGGCCGCCGGTGTGCTGCTGGCCTGCGGCACCATGTTTCCCCGCATTCTGGTGTATTGCGCCCTGATCAACCCGGCTCTGCTGGCCAGGCTCTGGTGGCCGGTGCTGGTGATGACGCTGCTGCTCTATGGTCCGGCGGTCTGGATCTGGCTACGCCATCGCGCCCAGGTCAATGTGGAGCAACCCAGCCTTAACATGAATCCGCTGGATTTAAAGGCGGCGCTGCTGTTTGGTGGCCTGATCCTGTTGATCATGCTACTGGGGGAATGGCTCAAACAGGCCTTGGGCAATGCCGGTGTGCTGCTGCTGGCGCTGGCCTCCGGGGTGACCGACGTGGACGCCATTACCCTGTCGCTGACGCGCATGTCCCTGGGTGGTCTGGCGCCGGGTACGGCGGTGCTGGGCATCGTACTGGCGGCGTCGGTCAACAACCTGGTGAAGGCGGGCATGGCGGTCAGCCTGGGCGATCGGGCCCTGGGCCGGCGGGTGGCCTGGTCCATGGGCATCTCCCTGCTGGCGGGGCTGCTCACCGCCTGGGGACTGAACTGA
- the ald gene encoding alanine dehydrogenase, with product MDIAVPREIKNHEYRVGMTPAGVRELTRAGHRVRVQAGAGEGDGFADQHYAAAGAELVTDVEALFAEAELIVKVKEPQPEEYRRLKPGQVLFTYLHLAPDEAQTQGLLSSGCTAIAYETVTDDRGGLPLLAPMSEVAGRMAVQAGAHCLEKAQGGRGVLLGGVPGVAPARVLVLGGGVVGINAARMAMGLGADVTIFDKSLPRLTQLDALYGPALKSLYSTADAIDAELERADLVIGAVLIPGASAPKLVTRDMLKRLPRGAVLVDVAIDQGGCFETSRPTTHQQPTFEVDGIVHYCVANMPGGVARTATLALTNATLPFVLALANKGWRRALNEDAHLARGLNVHAGRVVYQAVAEAHGLVVEPLERVLAGND from the coding sequence ATGGATATCGCAGTACCCAGAGAAATCAAGAATCACGAATACCGGGTGGGCATGACGCCGGCCGGTGTGCGCGAGCTGACCCGGGCCGGACATCGCGTCCGGGTGCAGGCCGGGGCCGGCGAGGGGGACGGTTTTGCCGACCAGCACTATGCGGCCGCCGGTGCCGAGCTGGTGACGGACGTGGAGGCCCTGTTTGCCGAAGCGGAGCTGATCGTCAAGGTCAAGGAGCCGCAACCGGAGGAATACCGCCGGCTGAAGCCCGGTCAGGTGTTGTTCACCTATCTGCATCTGGCGCCCGATGAGGCCCAGACTCAGGGCCTGCTGAGCTCGGGTTGTACCGCCATCGCCTATGAAACCGTGACCGACGACCGGGGCGGTCTGCCGCTGCTGGCGCCCATGAGTGAGGTGGCCGGTCGCATGGCGGTGCAGGCCGGCGCCCATTGCCTGGAAAAGGCGCAAGGCGGGCGAGGCGTGTTGCTGGGCGGGGTACCCGGTGTGGCGCCGGCCCGGGTACTGGTGCTGGGGGGCGGCGTGGTCGGCATCAACGCCGCGCGCATGGCCATGGGACTGGGTGCCGATGTCACCATTTTCGACAAGTCATTGCCGCGGCTGACCCAGCTTGATGCCCTGTACGGCCCGGCGCTCAAGAGCCTGTATTCCACCGCCGATGCCATTGACGCCGAGCTGGAGCGGGCCGATCTGGTGATTGGGGCCGTGCTGATCCCTGGCGCGTCGGCGCCCAAGCTGGTGACCCGGGACATGCTGAAAAGGCTGCCCAGGGGCGCGGTGCTGGTGGACGTCGCCATCGATCAGGGAGGCTGCTTTGAAACCAGCCGGCCCACCACCCATCAGCAGCCGACCTTTGAGGTGGATGGCATTGTGCACTACTGCGTGGCCAACATGCCCGGCGGTGTGGCCCGCACCGCCACCCTGGCCCTGACCAATGCCACCCTGCCCTTTGTGCTGGCCTTGGCCAACAAGGGCTGGCGCCGGGCGCTGAATGAGGATGCGCACCTGGCCCGTGGCCTGAATGTGCATGCCGGCCGTGTGGTGTACCAGGCGGTGGCCGAGGCCCATGGCCTGGTCGTTGAACCCCTGGAGCGGGTACTGGCCGGCAACGACTGA
- a CDS encoding cupin domain-containing protein, with protein MDIGLRLKTLRQQAKLSQRELAKRSGVTNGFISQVEKNQVSPSIGSLKKLLDGFPMTLAEFFAEEASPEAIKPVIYRADDQPERGTGNISYRLIGSHFPERSITLLRETMPIGADTGPEWLSHPGQECGVVIAGRLLLMVGERRFELGPGDGYYFDSTEPHRFVNIGDTELSLVSASQPQTV; from the coding sequence ATGGACATAGGCCTTCGCCTCAAAACCCTTCGCCAGCAGGCAAAACTGTCCCAGCGGGAGCTGGCCAAGCGATCCGGGGTCACCAACGGTTTTATTTCCCAGGTTGAAAAGAACCAGGTCAGCCCCTCCATCGGCTCCCTCAAGAAACTGCTCGACGGCTTTCCCATGACCCTGGCGGAGTTTTTTGCCGAAGAAGCCTCCCCCGAGGCAATCAAGCCCGTGATCTACCGGGCCGATGACCAGCCCGAGCGGGGCACCGGCAACATCAGTTACCGGCTGATCGGCAGTCACTTTCCCGAGCGCAGCATCACCCTGCTCAGGGAAACCATGCCCATCGGCGCCGACACCGGCCCCGAGTGGCTCAGCCATCCGGGCCAGGAATGCGGTGTGGTCATTGCAGGACGGCTTTTACTGATGGTGGGCGAGCGCCGTTTCGAACTGGGACCGGGCGACGGCTATTACTTTGACAGCACCGAGCCCCACCGCTTCGTCAATATCGGCGACACCGAGCTGTCCCTTGTTTCCGCCAGTCAGCCCCAGACGGTGTAA
- a CDS encoding cupin domain-containing protein: MELPERLKWLRNQHGLTQRELARRAGVSNSLISQIEQAAVNPSVATLKRVLDGFPITMGAFFSLEHRLRRQVFFRADELVECGSNDVTMWLVGPLTGDRKLALLRECYPPGADTGPDMLSNEAEEAGLVLSGEIEITVGEECRVLKAGDGYYFDTNRPHRFRNLGSEVCELISAATPPTF, translated from the coding sequence ATGGAGTTGCCTGAACGCCTGAAATGGCTCAGAAACCAGCACGGCCTGACTCAGCGGGAGCTGGCCCGCCGGGCCGGGGTCAGCAACAGCCTGATCTCGCAGATTGAACAGGCGGCGGTAAATCCCTCGGTGGCCACCCTCAAGCGGGTGCTGGACGGGTTTCCCATCACCATGGGGGCATTTTTCAGCCTGGAGCACCGCTTGCGCCGGCAGGTGTTCTTCCGTGCCGACGAGCTGGTGGAATGTGGCAGCAACGACGTCACCATGTGGCTGGTGGGGCCGTTAACGGGGGATCGCAAGCTGGCGCTGTTGCGGGAGTGCTATCCCCCCGGTGCCGACACCGGGCCGGACATGCTCAGCAACGAGGCGGAGGAAGCCGGGCTGGTGCTGAGCGGTGAAATCGAAATTACCGTGGGAGAAGAGTGCCGGGTGCTGAAAGCCGGCGACGGTTATTATTTCGACACCAACCGGCCGCACCGCTTTCGCAACCTCGGCAGCGAGGTGTGCGAGCTGATATCGGCGGCGACACCGCCGACGTTTTAA
- the potI gene encoding putrescine ABC transporter permease PotI: protein MNTIPVSRSWARPVILWLGFGFLYAPMLLLIIYSFNSSRLVTVWAGWSTQWYGELLADDMMMQAVGLSLTIAFFAASTAVVLGTVAGFVLTRIGRFRGESGFAFMITAPLVMPEVITGLSLLLLFVAMGDLVGWPAQRGMSTIWIAHVTFCTAYVAVVVSSRLRELDRSLEEAAMDLGARPLKVFFVITLPIIAPAIIAGWLLAFTLSLDDLVIASFVSGPNATTLPMVVFSSVRLGVSPKINALATIIIVIVSLVTFVGWWLMARAEKRRAQEAAAARAG, encoded by the coding sequence ATGAACACGATTCCCGTCAGCCGCTCCTGGGCGCGCCCCGTCATTCTCTGGCTGGGGTTTGGCTTTCTCTACGCGCCCATGCTGCTGCTGATCATCTACTCCTTCAACAGCTCCCGGCTGGTGACGGTGTGGGCCGGCTGGTCCACCCAATGGTATGGCGAGCTGTTGGCCGACGACATGATGATGCAGGCGGTGGGGCTCAGCCTCACCATCGCCTTTTTCGCCGCCAGCACCGCCGTGGTGCTGGGCACGGTGGCGGGGTTCGTGCTCACCCGCATCGGCCGGTTTCGCGGTGAGAGCGGTTTTGCCTTTATGATCACCGCCCCCCTGGTGATGCCCGAGGTGATCACCGGGTTGTCGTTGCTGCTGCTGTTTGTGGCCATGGGAGATCTGGTGGGCTGGCCGGCCCAGCGGGGCATGAGTACCATCTGGATTGCCCATGTCACCTTCTGTACCGCCTATGTGGCGGTGGTGGTGAGCTCCCGGCTCAGGGAGCTGGACCGCTCCCTGGAAGAGGCGGCCATGGATCTGGGGGCGCGGCCGCTCAAGGTGTTTTTCGTGATCACTTTGCCGATCATCGCGCCGGCCATCATTGCCGGCTGGCTGCTGGCCTTTACCTTGTCGCTGGACGACCTGGTGATCGCCAGCTTTGTGTCCGGGCCCAATGCCACCACCCTGCCCATGGTGGTGTTTTCCAGCGTGCGGCTGGGGGTCAGTCCCAAGATCAACGCCCTGGCCACCATCATTATTGTGATCGTGTCGCTGGTGACTTTTGTAGGCTGGTGGCTGATGGCCCGGGCCGAAAAGCGCCGGGCCCAGGAAGCCGCCGCCGCCCGGGCCGGCTGA